In Micromonospora purpureochromogenes, a single window of DNA contains:
- the rarD gene encoding EamA family transporter RarD: MNPVRLGYLYGFGAYLLWGFFPIYLKLLRPAGPVEILAHRIVWSVLFVALLLAAMRNIGFLRALARRPRTLAAIGVAAALIAVNWGTYIYGVNSDRVVETALGYFINPLVVVLLGVFVLRERLRPAQWAALGVGAAAVVVLAVDYGRLPYLALTLAFSFAGYGLVKKRLGLPAAEGLFVESAVLALPALAYLGWLARRGESTFGHVSVGHTLLLVLAGAATAVPLLLFAGAANRLPLSGLGMLQYLAPILQLGCGVLIFHEPMPPARLAGFALVWVALIVFTVDAVRHTRRTRAAARTPVPVTAATR; the protein is encoded by the coding sequence GTGAATCCAGTACGGCTCGGCTACCTGTACGGCTTCGGCGCGTACCTGCTCTGGGGCTTCTTCCCGATCTACCTGAAGCTGCTGCGACCGGCCGGACCGGTGGAGATCCTGGCCCACCGGATCGTCTGGTCGGTGCTCTTCGTGGCGCTGCTGCTGGCCGCGATGCGCAACATCGGCTTCCTGCGGGCGCTGGCCCGCCGGCCCCGGACGCTGGCCGCCATCGGCGTCGCGGCCGCGCTGATCGCGGTGAACTGGGGCACCTACATCTACGGGGTCAACTCCGACCGGGTGGTGGAGACGGCGCTGGGGTACTTCATCAACCCGCTGGTCGTGGTGCTGCTCGGCGTCTTCGTGCTGCGCGAGCGGCTGCGCCCGGCGCAGTGGGCGGCGCTCGGCGTCGGCGCGGCGGCCGTCGTGGTGCTCGCCGTCGACTACGGCCGGCTGCCGTACCTGGCGCTGACGCTGGCGTTCAGCTTCGCCGGGTACGGCCTGGTGAAGAAGCGGCTCGGGCTGCCGGCCGCGGAGGGACTCTTCGTCGAGTCCGCGGTGCTGGCGCTGCCCGCCCTGGCGTACCTGGGGTGGCTGGCGCGGCGCGGCGAGTCGACCTTCGGGCACGTGTCGGTCGGGCACACCCTGCTGCTGGTGCTGGCCGGCGCGGCCACCGCCGTCCCGCTGCTGCTCTTCGCCGGCGCGGCCAACCGGCTTCCGCTGTCCGGCCTGGGCATGTTGCAGTACCTCGCGCCGATCCTCCAGCTCGGCTGCGGGGTGCTGATCTTCCATGAGCCGATGCCACCGGCCCGGCTGGCCGGCTTCGCGCTGGTCTGGGTGGCGCTGATCGTCTTCACCGTCGACGCGGTGCGGCACACCCGCCGCACCCGGGCCGCCGCCCGCACCCCGGTCCCGGTCACCGCCGCCACGCGGTGA
- the mycP gene encoding type VII secretion-associated serine protease mycosin, whose protein sequence is MYRPSARPTFAGLAAVLLTGLPALAVSSATPARAAAPACSAPLAPARPVTGVPWAQRRYAPERLIPLATGAGVTVAVIDSGVDRRHPQLRGRVLDGADFLDPGGDGSRDCAGHGTGVASIIAAASVDGIAFHGLAPRARILPVRVSEQQVVEGRESGRTVGAADFARAIRWAVDHDADVLNLSVVLYADNPAVREAVSYAVRRDVVVVAAAGNLHDNGDPRPYPASYDGVLGVGAISPDGTRAAFSQAGSYVDLVAPGSDVLMAAPEQGHHRAEGTSYATPFVAATAALVRQYRPELSAAEVVRRMVGTADPAPGDGRGGYGAGVLNPYRAVTETGAAATAGTRGAAALPADRPDPALLAQRARRAAARDRALLVAGITGAAVAAAVLLTLVLPRGAGRGWRPAGPA, encoded by the coding sequence ATGTACCGGCCCAGCGCGCGGCCGACCTTCGCCGGCCTGGCGGCGGTCCTGCTGACCGGCCTGCCGGCGCTCGCCGTGTCGTCGGCCACTCCCGCCCGGGCCGCCGCGCCGGCCTGCTCCGCCCCGCTCGCCCCGGCCCGCCCGGTCACCGGCGTCCCGTGGGCCCAGCGCCGGTACGCCCCGGAACGGCTGATCCCGCTGGCCACCGGCGCGGGAGTGACCGTCGCGGTGATCGACTCGGGGGTCGACCGGCGGCATCCGCAGCTGCGCGGCCGGGTGCTCGACGGCGCCGACTTCCTCGACCCGGGCGGCGACGGCAGCCGCGACTGCGCCGGTCACGGCACCGGGGTGGCCAGCATCATCGCGGCCGCGTCCGTGGACGGCATCGCCTTCCACGGGCTGGCACCGCGCGCCCGGATCCTGCCGGTACGGGTGAGCGAGCAGCAGGTGGTCGAGGGGCGGGAGTCGGGGCGCACGGTCGGCGCGGCGGACTTCGCCCGGGCCATCCGGTGGGCGGTGGACCACGACGCCGACGTGCTGAACCTCTCCGTCGTGCTGTACGCGGACAACCCGGCCGTCCGGGAGGCGGTGAGCTACGCGGTGCGCCGGGACGTGGTGGTGGTGGCCGCCGCCGGCAACCTGCACGACAACGGTGATCCCCGCCCGTACCCGGCCTCGTACGACGGGGTGCTCGGGGTGGGTGCGATCTCCCCGGACGGCACCCGCGCCGCCTTCTCCCAGGCGGGCTCCTACGTCGACCTGGTGGCGCCCGGCAGCGACGTGCTGATGGCCGCGCCGGAGCAGGGGCACCACCGGGCCGAGGGCACCAGCTACGCCACACCCTTCGTGGCCGCCACCGCGGCGCTGGTCCGGCAGTACCGGCCCGAGCTGAGCGCGGCGGAGGTGGTGCGGCGGATGGTCGGCACCGCCGACCCGGCGCCGGGCGACGGCCGGGGCGGGTACGGCGCGGGCGTGTTGAACCCGTACCGGGCGGTCACCGAGACCGGGGCGGCCGCGACGGCGGGGACACGCGGGGCGGCGGCCCTGCCGGCGGACCGGCCCGATCCGGCGCTGCTGGCCCAGCGGGCGCGACGCGCGGCGGCGCGGGACCGGGCCCTGCTGGTCGCCGGGATCACCGGCGCGGCGGTGGCGGCGGCGGTGCTGCTGACCCTGGTGCTGCCGCGCGGCGCCGGGCGGGGCTGGCGCCCGGCCGGACCGGCCTGA
- a CDS encoding anti-sigma factor family protein — MTRCEFAHDDGAYVLGALAPADRAAYERHLAGCAACREAVGEIAVLPGLLGRLDPAALDEFLPPPQEPNRVPALLAAARERRRRERSGARRRYALTALAAAALALVVGVGGAAVLRPPTPPGPTVQAVRMVAMQPVAAKAPVHAEIGLTGTDWGTEVTMRCGYDATAGYGKAYTFRLVAHGPDGATEQIGSWLAAPGDEVRLSGATRFTDAELVRLELVRADGTAVLSYDVR, encoded by the coding sequence ATGACCCGCTGCGAGTTCGCGCACGACGACGGCGCGTACGTGCTGGGTGCCCTCGCTCCCGCCGACCGCGCCGCCTACGAGCGGCACCTGGCCGGCTGCGCGGCGTGCCGGGAGGCGGTCGGCGAGATCGCCGTGCTGCCCGGGCTGCTCGGCCGGCTCGACCCGGCCGCGCTGGACGAGTTCCTGCCCCCGCCGCAGGAGCCGAACCGGGTGCCCGCGCTGCTCGCCGCCGCGCGGGAGCGCCGGCGCCGGGAGCGGTCCGGCGCGCGCCGACGGTACGCGCTGACCGCCCTGGCCGCCGCCGCGCTCGCCCTGGTCGTGGGCGTCGGGGGCGCGGCCGTGCTGCGTCCTCCCACGCCGCCCGGGCCGACCGTCCAGGCGGTGCGGATGGTCGCCATGCAGCCGGTGGCGGCGAAGGCCCCGGTGCACGCCGAGATCGGGTTGACCGGCACCGACTGGGGCACCGAGGTCACCATGCGCTGCGGGTACGACGCGACCGCCGGCTACGGCAAGGCGTACACGTTCCGGCTGGTGGCGCACGGCCCGGACGGCGCCACGGAGCAGATCGGCTCCTGGCTGGCCGCGCCCGGCGACGAGGTGCGCCTCAGCGGCGCGACCCGCTTCACCGACGCGGAGCTGGTCCGGCTGGAGCTGGTCCGCGCCGACGGCACCGCCGTGCTGAGCTACGACGTGCGCTGA
- a CDS encoding PhoX family protein, with the protein MSDRPRLLPLLGATRHGSRDAMTCLYRCGNACDHPVPNSSDNAYFGDLVEAEVSRRGVVRAGAVGALVLGFGGAAAGALAGAAPAAAAPGTPVVPEVTDFGRPQPTTGALTFTPIPPNQLDTLVVPNGYDHAVVIRWGDPVVPGAPEFDLHGQNAAAQSKQFGYNNDFVGVLPLDRRGRRALLLVNHEYTNEDLMFPGFTGLDALTVEQLRTAMAAHGMSVVELERVDGTGQWRPVAGGRRPYNRRVTALGTRFELTGPAAGSAWLRTAADPKGRTVVGTLNNCAGGVTPWGTVLSGEENFNQYFVGADVAPEELKPKLARYGITTTARYPSGSRRWERADERFDLSKHPNEAHRFGWIVEIDPFDPESRPRKHTALGRFKHEGANVIVAKSGHVVAYMGDDERFDYLYKFVSDKKFLPGDSWVARKHNLTLLESGTLYVAQFEQTSAAEIDGSGRLPADGAFNGRGRWIKLVSGNRSYVDGMTAADVLTFTRLAGDKVGATKMDRPEDVEPSLLTGKVYVALTNNTDRGKPGKAPADEVNPRNLNKHGQILELVEDRGDSTAESFAWSLPIVAGDPTDPSTYFAGYDKTRVSPISCPDNVAFDAAGNLWISTDGNALGSNDGLFATAVEGPERGHLKQFLTVPVGAETCGPFITGDNRSVFVAVQHPGEITGASVEKPASTWPDGDYAKPGVVVTWRLDGGPIGS; encoded by the coding sequence ATGAGCGACCGTCCCCGGCTGCTCCCGTTGCTGGGCGCCACCCGCCACGGCAGCCGCGATGCGATGACCTGTCTGTACCGGTGCGGCAACGCCTGCGACCACCCGGTGCCGAATTCTTCCGACAACGCGTACTTCGGCGACCTGGTGGAGGCCGAGGTGTCCCGGCGGGGCGTGGTCCGGGCCGGCGCGGTCGGCGCGCTGGTGCTCGGCTTCGGCGGCGCGGCCGCCGGCGCGCTCGCCGGGGCCGCCCCGGCCGCCGCCGCCCCCGGCACGCCGGTCGTGCCCGAGGTGACCGACTTCGGCCGCCCGCAGCCGACCACCGGCGCGCTGACCTTCACGCCGATCCCGCCGAACCAGCTCGACACCCTGGTCGTCCCCAACGGGTACGACCATGCGGTGGTCATCCGCTGGGGCGATCCGGTGGTGCCCGGCGCCCCGGAGTTCGACCTGCACGGGCAGAACGCCGCCGCGCAGTCGAAGCAGTTCGGCTACAACAACGACTTCGTCGGGGTGCTGCCGCTGGACCGGCGGGGCCGGCGGGCGCTGCTCCTGGTCAACCACGAGTACACCAACGAGGACCTGATGTTCCCCGGCTTCACCGGCCTGGACGCGCTGACCGTGGAGCAGCTGCGCACCGCGATGGCCGCGCACGGCATGTCGGTGGTGGAGCTGGAGCGGGTCGACGGCACCGGGCAGTGGCGTCCGGTCGCGGGCGGCCGCCGGCCGTACAACCGGCGGGTCACCGCGCTGGGCACGAGGTTCGAGCTGACCGGCCCGGCCGCCGGCTCGGCCTGGCTGCGCACCGCCGCCGACCCGAAGGGTCGTACGGTCGTCGGCACGTTGAACAACTGCGCCGGCGGGGTCACCCCGTGGGGCACGGTGCTCTCCGGCGAGGAGAACTTCAACCAGTACTTCGTCGGCGCGGACGTCGCCCCGGAGGAGCTGAAGCCGAAGCTGGCCCGCTACGGCATCACCACCACCGCCCGCTACCCCAGCGGCAGCCGGAGGTGGGAGCGGGCCGACGAGCGCTTCGACCTGTCGAAGCACCCGAACGAGGCGCACCGCTTCGGGTGGATCGTCGAGATCGACCCGTTCGACCCGGAGAGCCGCCCGCGCAAGCACACTGCGCTGGGCCGGTTCAAGCACGAGGGCGCCAACGTCATCGTGGCGAAGAGCGGGCACGTGGTCGCGTACATGGGCGACGACGAGCGCTTCGACTACCTCTACAAGTTCGTCTCCGACAAGAAGTTCCTGCCGGGCGACTCGTGGGTGGCCCGCAAGCACAACCTGACCCTGCTGGAGTCGGGCACGCTGTACGTGGCGCAGTTCGAGCAGACCAGCGCCGCCGAGATCGACGGCTCGGGCAGGCTCCCGGCCGACGGCGCGTTCAACGGCCGGGGCCGGTGGATCAAGCTGGTCAGCGGCAACCGCTCGTACGTCGACGGGATGACCGCCGCGGACGTGCTCACCTTCACCCGGCTCGCCGGAGACAAGGTCGGCGCGACCAAGATGGATCGGCCGGAGGACGTTGAGCCGAGCCTGCTCACCGGCAAGGTGTACGTGGCGCTGACCAACAACACCGACCGGGGCAAGCCCGGCAAGGCACCGGCCGACGAGGTCAACCCGCGCAACCTCAACAAGCACGGCCAGATCCTGGAGCTGGTCGAGGACCGGGGCGACAGCACCGCGGAGAGCTTCGCCTGGTCGCTGCCGATCGTCGCCGGCGACCCGACCGACCCGTCGACCTACTTCGCCGGGTACGACAAGACCAGGGTCTCGCCGATCTCCTGCCCGGACAACGTCGCCTTCGACGCCGCCGGCAACCTCTGGATCTCCACCGACGGCAACGCGCTGGGCAGCAACGACGGCCTCTTCGCCACCGCGGTCGAGGGTCCGGAGCGCGGGCACCTCAAGCAGTTCCTCACCGTGCCGGTCGGGGCGGAGACCTGCGGGCCGTTCATCACCGGCGACAACCGCTCGGTCTTCGTGGCCGTGCAGCACCCCGGTGAGATCACCGGCGCCTCCGTGGAGAAGCCGGCGTCCACCTGGCCGGACGGCGACTACGCCAAGCCGGGCGTGGTGGTCACCTGGCGGCTGGACGGTGGCCCGATCGGCAGTTGA
- a CDS encoding sigma-70 family RNA polymerase sigma factor → MLRALHDEHAEALYAHALRLVNGDRTRAEDLVQETLLRAWRHPESLDPRRGSVRAWLFTTARNLAIDAWRRRSTRVGEVFTDDLPEPPEAVDEAERAVEAWTVAEALNRLSPTHREVLVECFYQGRSVAEAAARLGVPPGTVKSRTHYALRSLRLVLAEMGVTG, encoded by the coding sequence CTGCTGCGCGCGCTGCACGACGAGCACGCGGAGGCGCTGTACGCGCACGCGCTCCGGCTGGTCAACGGCGACCGTACCCGGGCCGAGGACCTGGTGCAGGAGACCCTGCTGCGGGCCTGGCGCCACCCCGAGTCGCTCGACCCGCGGCGCGGCTCCGTCCGGGCCTGGCTCTTCACCACGGCGCGGAACCTGGCGATCGACGCCTGGCGGCGCCGGTCCACCCGGGTCGGTGAGGTGTTCACCGACGACCTGCCCGAGCCGCCGGAGGCGGTCGACGAAGCGGAGCGCGCGGTGGAGGCGTGGACCGTCGCCGAGGCCCTGAACCGGCTCAGCCCCACCCACCGGGAGGTGCTGGTCGAGTGCTTCTACCAGGGCCGTTCGGTGGCCGAGGCCGCCGCCCGGCTGGGGGTGCCACCGGGGACGGTCAAGTCCCGCACGCACTACGCGCTGCGCTCACTACGGTTGGTCCTGGCCGAGATGGGGGTGACCGGATGA
- a CDS encoding phage holin family protein, producing MGFLKGLLIRLGSTAVAFWLATLLIPGITLDSDSAVETVTTLLLVAVIFGVVNAVLQPIIKSVGCGFYLLTLGLIALVVNGLLFLLTSWIAGEAGLPFHVDSFWPEAVLGALFVSIVTWILGAILDRD from the coding sequence ATGGGTTTTCTGAAGGGCCTCCTGATCCGGCTGGGCTCCACCGCGGTCGCCTTCTGGTTGGCGACGCTGCTCATCCCGGGCATCACCTTGGACTCCGACTCGGCCGTCGAGACGGTCACCACGCTGCTGCTGGTGGCGGTGATCTTCGGCGTGGTCAACGCGGTGCTCCAGCCGATCATCAAGTCCGTCGGCTGCGGCTTCTACCTGCTCACCCTCGGCCTGATCGCGTTGGTCGTCAACGGCCTGCTCTTCCTGCTGACGAGCTGGATCGCCGGCGAGGCCGGGCTGCCCTTCCACGTCGACAGCTTCTGGCCCGAGGCGGTGCTCGGCGCGCTCTTCGTCAGCATCGTGACCTGGATCCTCGGCGCCATCCTCGACCGCGACTGA
- a CDS encoding WXG100 family type VII secretion target, whose translation MAQTQAEAAVMQQTAAKFEQVDQSLQSMLSGLMAELEVLQQAWRGAGGRSFEQVKQQWSQDQAALQRALRETASAIRTAGRQYDVSDDEAASRVSGTNRGIQLPL comes from the coding sequence GTGGCGCAGACCCAGGCAGAAGCCGCGGTGATGCAGCAGACCGCCGCGAAGTTCGAGCAGGTGGACCAGTCGCTGCAGAGCATGCTCAGCGGCCTGATGGCCGAGCTGGAGGTGTTGCAGCAGGCCTGGCGCGGTGCCGGTGGCCGCTCGTTCGAGCAGGTCAAGCAGCAGTGGTCGCAGGACCAGGCGGCGTTGCAGCGCGCCCTGCGGGAGACCGCGTCGGCGATCCGCACCGCCGGCCGGCAGTACGACGTCTCCGACGACGAGGCGGCCAGCCGGGTTTCCGGCACCAACCGCGGCATCCAGCTGCCGCTGTAA
- a CDS encoding WXG100 family type VII secretion target: protein MDHGVLVVNFAALQQASADIQKALNTLDSQLGQLERDAAPLVASWAGEAQQAYEQRQARWRSASQDLQAMLRDIKLAVDDSATDYLDTEKKNVGLFQ from the coding sequence ATGGACCACGGTGTCCTGGTCGTCAACTTCGCCGCGCTGCAACAGGCCAGCGCGGACATCCAGAAGGCGTTGAACACGCTCGACTCGCAGCTCGGCCAGTTGGAGCGCGACGCCGCCCCGCTGGTGGCGAGCTGGGCCGGCGAGGCGCAGCAGGCGTACGAGCAGCGGCAGGCGCGGTGGCGGTCCGCCTCGCAGGACCTGCAGGCCATGCTGCGCGACATCAAGCTCGCGGTGGACGACTCCGCCACCGACTACCTCGACACGGAGAAGAAGAACGTCGGCCTGTTCCAGTGA
- a CDS encoding SseB family protein: MTDWEPATEAETAMRDALHANNQELYFRILAGTELLLPVSAQALAGEAPMGWGTWTTGGRTHVLAFTSTAALRACLGATAGPSRRAPYADLAATWPNHEWWLAVNPGLPIEGYLPAWFVSQLSRGDVRLPGRTMGARARLERVESVARGQAEPTGPAPATGARDPAPDARSQPRPVAPPTSTPAIGAGPDASAARPGAAGPAPARVPHPARPSAAPYRPEPDRPRPSGTDPVVPAAASYPEVPAAASYPDVVPVARGTRPGGEPRPPADPANGRPAATPPSDPDGSPRPPVAPWMTSPRRRLLGEGLGARLAGDGGPPNGRTSFFEPAAERGASTRASRDPLRTGERAAPPPRPGLGGQAFPRRRPATERPGEEPTRAFQFDRPDGQVPPPAPADRRPDPLAEEPTRAFRVPAPDAEATQALPRRHPTPAAPPAEEQTQRLPDPSARPTPPPVEELPVSIAEPVSGPPAPRRGFSPIVIEGTVIESRDLPVTPAPDRIPPATAGLDNSRSMNGSAGGGQFAAAGAAATAFPRPAFPSPSADDPTEPISPAPGQRTEPVFPAAEQRTSPLFAAPEQRTETAFPPPEQRTEPVFPAAEQPTRPVFPAPEQRTEPIAPVPGGGSAAQAAPDDEEPTEPLAPVSDDRAQSLFAVPTAPVSPAFGGRPEGASSATAPVSPASRGRPEAAVPSPAAPVSPAFEGPPERTLSAEAAPAGPTPAGPSVAEHTPPGETAGGAGRVTPAQAAEAFQPANSVEEDLLDAAGSGSTDTFLSTLLLARVLLPVAPESAPGSRPGEPGFVWRTEELDGETYVVVHTSPERLADHCPEPVETVEVRFVQLIRRWPDEVWSFAVNPGSPIGAKLPGEQIVGLANWAAEVGLGDETEIEPAAVAVEEPADRPRYAPQVADPTRPVSMQKAVAPSQLAYYLERGYDRVSGFVHRANELAHLNTPAQLHDALGLGYPDSPFARDADRIYVLRWPAYRPSLYRIPYGGQSEAAMRAMEGWVIERPPFRGNGFAPGDSTEVVAEFKVDSARLPHGAQLWRIGADGTERVIALLDTDALLWRQVGEP; the protein is encoded by the coding sequence GTGACCGACTGGGAGCCGGCTACCGAGGCCGAGACGGCGATGCGCGACGCGCTGCACGCCAACAACCAGGAACTTTACTTCCGCATCCTGGCCGGCACCGAGCTGCTCCTGCCGGTCTCCGCGCAGGCCCTCGCCGGCGAGGCGCCGATGGGCTGGGGCACCTGGACCACGGGTGGCCGCACGCACGTGCTGGCCTTCACCTCCACCGCCGCGCTGCGCGCCTGCCTCGGTGCCACGGCCGGTCCGAGCCGCCGCGCCCCGTACGCCGACCTCGCCGCCACCTGGCCCAACCACGAGTGGTGGCTGGCCGTCAACCCGGGGCTGCCGATCGAGGGCTACCTGCCGGCGTGGTTCGTCTCCCAGCTCTCCCGTGGCGACGTCCGCCTGCCCGGTCGCACCATGGGTGCCCGCGCCCGCCTGGAGCGCGTGGAGTCGGTGGCCCGCGGTCAGGCCGAGCCCACCGGCCCCGCCCCGGCGACCGGGGCGCGGGACCCCGCCCCGGACGCCCGGTCGCAGCCGCGCCCGGTGGCGCCGCCGACATCCACGCCCGCCATCGGCGCCGGACCGGACGCCTCGGCTGCCCGCCCCGGCGCTGCCGGCCCGGCCCCGGCGCGGGTGCCGCACCCCGCCCGCCCCTCGGCCGCGCCGTACCGCCCGGAACCGGACCGGCCGCGCCCGTCGGGTACGGACCCGGTGGTGCCGGCCGCCGCGTCGTACCCGGAGGTGCCGGCGGCCGCGTCGTACCCGGACGTCGTGCCGGTCGCCCGGGGGACGCGCCCGGGCGGCGAGCCTCGACCACCGGCGGACCCCGCCAACGGCCGGCCGGCCGCCACGCCACCGTCCGATCCCGACGGGTCGCCCCGGCCGCCCGTCGCGCCCTGGATGACCTCACCCCGACGTCGGCTCCTCGGGGAGGGGCTGGGTGCCCGTCTCGCCGGGGACGGTGGCCCGCCCAACGGCCGGACCTCGTTCTTCGAGCCGGCCGCCGAGCGGGGTGCCTCGACCCGCGCGTCGCGGGACCCGCTGCGTACCGGTGAGCGGGCCGCTCCGCCGCCGCGGCCCGGGCTCGGTGGTCAGGCCTTCCCCCGGCGCCGCCCGGCGACCGAACGACCGGGGGAGGAACCGACCAGGGCGTTCCAGTTCGACCGGCCCGACGGACAGGTGCCGCCGCCCGCGCCGGCGGACCGGCGGCCGGACCCGTTGGCGGAGGAGCCCACCCGGGCGTTCCGGGTGCCGGCGCCGGACGCCGAGGCGACCCAGGCGCTGCCGCGGCGGCACCCCACGCCCGCGGCGCCGCCGGCCGAGGAGCAGACCCAGCGCCTACCCGACCCGTCCGCGCGGCCCACACCCCCGCCGGTCGAGGAGCTGCCGGTGTCGATCGCCGAGCCGGTCTCCGGGCCGCCGGCGCCGCGTCGCGGCTTCTCGCCCATCGTCATCGAGGGCACCGTCATCGAGTCCCGGGACCTGCCCGTCACCCCGGCGCCGGACCGGATCCCGCCGGCCACCGCCGGCCTGGACAACAGCCGCAGCATGAACGGCTCCGCCGGCGGCGGGCAGTTCGCCGCCGCCGGCGCGGCGGCAACCGCCTTCCCCCGCCCGGCCTTCCCCTCCCCGTCCGCCGACGACCCCACCGAGCCGATCTCCCCCGCCCCCGGGCAGCGCACCGAACCGGTCTTCCCGGCTGCCGAGCAGCGCACCTCGCCGCTCTTCGCGGCTCCCGAGCAGCGGACGGAAACGGCCTTTCCGCCTCCCGAGCAGCGGACGGAACCGGTCTTCCCGGCTGCCGAGCAGCCCACCCGGCCGGTCTTCCCGGCTCCTGAGCAGCGGACGGAGCCGATCGCTCCGGTGCCGGGCGGCGGGTCCGCGGCGCAGGCCGCTCCGGACGACGAGGAACCCACCGAGCCGCTCGCCCCGGTTTCCGACGACCGTGCGCAGTCGCTCTTCGCGGTCCCGACCGCGCCGGTGTCGCCGGCTTTCGGTGGCCGGCCCGAGGGTGCGTCGTCCGCTACCGCGCCCGTCTCGCCGGCTTCTCGCGGACGGCCCGAGGCGGCGGTGCCGTCTCCCGCCGCGCCCGTCTCCCCGGCCTTCGAGGGCCCGCCGGAGAGGACGCTCTCGGCCGAGGCCGCGCCCGCCGGGCCGACCCCGGCCGGCCCGTCCGTCGCCGAGCACACCCCGCCGGGCGAGACCGCCGGCGGTGCCGGCCGCGTCACTCCGGCTCAGGCGGCAGAGGCGTTCCAGCCCGCCAACTCGGTCGAGGAGGACCTGCTGGACGCGGCCGGCTCCGGCAGCACCGACACCTTCCTCTCCACGCTGCTCCTGGCCCGGGTGCTCCTACCCGTGGCACCGGAATCGGCACCCGGCAGCCGTCCCGGTGAGCCCGGTTTCGTGTGGCGTACGGAGGAACTCGACGGCGAGACGTACGTGGTGGTGCACACCTCGCCGGAGCGGCTGGCCGACCACTGCCCCGAGCCGGTGGAGACCGTCGAGGTCCGGTTCGTGCAGCTGATCCGGCGCTGGCCGGACGAGGTGTGGTCCTTCGCGGTCAACCCCGGCAGCCCGATCGGGGCGAAACTGCCCGGCGAGCAGATCGTCGGCCTCGCCAACTGGGCGGCCGAGGTGGGGCTCGGTGACGAGACGGAGATCGAGCCGGCGGCGGTCGCGGTCGAGGAACCGGCCGACCGGCCCCGGTACGCCCCGCAGGTCGCCGACCCGACCCGGCCGGTGAGCATGCAGAAGGCGGTGGCCCCGAGCCAGCTCGCCTACTACCTGGAGCGTGGGTACGACCGGGTCTCCGGTTTCGTGCACCGGGCCAACGAGCTGGCGCACCTCAACACCCCGGCGCAGTTGCACGACGCGCTCGGGCTCGGCTACCCGGACTCGCCGTTCGCGCGCGACGCCGACCGGATCTACGTGCTGCGCTGGCCCGCGTACCGGCCGAGCCTCTACCGGATCCCGTACGGCGGGCAGAGCGAGGCCGCCATGCGGGCGATGGAGGGCTGGGTCATCGAGCGCCCGCCGTTCCGGGGCAACGGCTTCGCCCCGGGCGACAGCACCGAGGTGGTGGCAGAGTTCAAGGTGGACAGTGCCCGGCTGCCGCACGGCGCGCAGCTGTGGCGGATCGGCGCGGACGGCACCGAGCGGGTGATCGCCCTGCTCGACACCGACGCGCTGCTCTGGCGACAGGTGGGTGAGCCGTGA
- a CDS encoding GNAT family N-acetyltransferase produces the protein MFTLTRDDGYLLSNDPDRIDLDRVHRWLSTDAYWALGRSRETVARAFAGSIPFGVYSDGGQAAVARVITDGATFAYLCDVYVAPAERGRGLGTWLVTAVRDHLAGLGVCRILLATNDAHGVYAKVGFTPVEPGIWMELDHRPVKPVTGKEQPPAAPLTVEG, from the coding sequence GTGTTCACCCTGACCCGCGACGACGGCTACCTGCTCAGCAACGATCCCGACCGGATCGACCTCGACCGGGTGCACCGCTGGCTCTCCACCGACGCGTACTGGGCGCTCGGTCGGAGCCGGGAGACCGTGGCGCGCGCCTTCGCCGGCTCGATCCCCTTCGGCGTCTACTCCGACGGCGGCCAGGCGGCGGTGGCCCGGGTGATCACCGACGGGGCGACCTTCGCCTACCTCTGCGACGTCTACGTGGCCCCGGCCGAGCGGGGTCGCGGGCTGGGCACCTGGCTGGTCACCGCCGTCCGGGACCACCTGGCCGGGCTGGGGGTGTGCCGGATCCTGCTGGCCACCAATGACGCCCACGGGGTGTACGCGAAGGTCGGCTTCACGCCGGTCGAGCCGGGCATCTGGATGGAGCTGGACCACCGTCCGGTGAAGCCGGTCACCGGAAAGGAACAGCCACCCGCCGCACCCCTTACGGTGGAAGGGTGA